CTAGACCGCTTCCAAGAGGAGAAACACCGCCCCCGTTAGAATAAAAATTCTTAGAACCAGGAGTTACAGCTGTATCATTTGATACCGGATTTTCGTCCTTATCATAGGTTTTCCAGGAAGTCTTAAGCTTAAGATCCTTTGTGCTCACAGGGCTGTTTACAGAGAGAATATCAATCTCAAATTTGCTGTCCGCGGATTCGCCTTTATTGACAATAATATTAGTCTGTGCGGTTATCTGAATATCAGTGCTTCCGCCGGAGTTTCCTGCAATTCCGCCGGCAAAACCCGAGATAACGGCGGCAAGGATAATTACAAGAGTCAGCATCAGCATGATGCCTACAACCGGTGAAACAGCTTCATTTTTTTTTCCTGATTTAATCAAAAAATCTCTCCTCCCCAAAATTATCTGAATATACTGTCAGCCGGAAAAAATAAAAATATTTTTCCGTGTTTTATGCAAAACTTTTACCGGCTTATTTAGAGATTACGAGTTTACATCATCCCGCATACAGCATAAGGATTGTTCTGGGGGTTTTTAAGTTCAGCAAGCATCTTTTCATCTACTGAAAATTTGTTCATAACTGTTACATATTTATCATAGTTGTCTAGGTTTTCTACCATATCAACAGTTTTTGAGACTTTTTCGCCCCAGGAAGGCCCTGTCCAAACAGAAGAGTCAAAGTCAAATCCGAGAGCAAGACCGGTTCCTGTTTTGGCTTTTTTGTTCCAGAGAATAAAGATTCCAGCCGGCCTTGTGCCGTATTTTTCCGTCAGATATGCCTGGTCATCAGATGTAAAGGAAACTGAATTTAATACTCCGCCCTTTCCGGGAGTCATATCCCAGATTGTCGGGAATATATCCTCTTTACACCAGGTCGGCGCTGACATGGCAACATATGATGTATCTTTGGTAAGCGGCAGATTCTCCTCTACATATTTTACAAGAATGTATCCGCTTGAAACACCGGGGCAGAAATGATTGTGAAGAGATGCCGCATACATAAGATCATATGGTGCACCATGTGCCCATGCATTTGATAGTGAAAGAATTGAGAAGGCGTTTGCTCCAAGCGCCTTTTGTGTTGCATCCCCATCCTCCGTGTTGGCAAGCATTTTATCAATATCACCTGTAACTAAAGCTACTTTTGAAAATGCACCTTCTTCAGCCAGGTTCATGATTTCTCCCTTTGTCATTGAATAATATCTTTCTGCAGGCTCAAGATAGAGGCCTTTTCCCGTATTTTTATTATAGAAATAAAACCATAGCGGCTTTGAGTCGGCCCGGTTTATCTGAAAAAGTGTGTCATCAGAATTCTGAAGACCAGAAACATGTGTTATCCCTGAAATTGCTTTTTGTGTTGTATACCCGTTAATCAAAACCCGCCCTGCGTCTGTAAAGCAGGCAACATCAGAATCACCGTACTCAAAATCCAGTTTTTCCATTGCAAGTGCGGCAGAACGCTCTCCTAGCTCATAAAAGCGATAATCATCAGTTGTTTCGGCAAAAACCGGTGCAGTCATCAGGCATAAAAGAAAGATGCCTGTTATCAGTCTTATATATTTGTTCATTTTAATCTCCTGTTTATCACCTGAAGCGAAATCTGGCATGTATTTGTTCAAAACAAAACACGATGTCGTAATTATAACACCTCCTGTAATAAATTAA
The genomic region above belongs to Methanomicrobium antiquum and contains:
- a CDS encoding type IV pilin N-terminal domain-containing protein → MIKSGKKNEAVSPVVGIMLMLTLVIILAAVISGFAGGIAGNSGGSTDIQITAQTNIIVNKGESADSKFEIDILSVNSPVSTKDLKLKTSWKTYDKDENPVSNDTAVTPGSKNFYSNGGGVSPLGSGLGLSEWNRTTNPLPDDINFGNYTLMAGTRMTAYPAENYGESDYGSSGEDSIQAVLGQDWDKLNPGDVVSVMLIHVPSGRVIYDDEIYVNG
- a CDS encoding FmdE family protein; the protein is MNKYIRLITGIFLLCLMTAPVFAETTDDYRFYELGERSAALAMEKLDFEYGDSDVACFTDAGRVLINGYTTQKAISGITHVSGLQNSDDTLFQINRADSKPLWFYFYNKNTGKGLYLEPAERYYSMTKGEIMNLAEEGAFSKVALVTGDIDKMLANTEDGDATQKALGANAFSILSLSNAWAHGAPYDLMYAASLHNHFCPGVSSGYILVKYVEENLPLTKDTSYVAMSAPTWCKEDIFPTIWDMTPGKGGVLNSVSFTSDDQAYLTEKYGTRPAGIFILWNKKAKTGTGLALGFDFDSSVWTGPSWGEKVSKTVDMVENLDNYDKYVTVMNKFSVDEKMLAELKNPQNNPYAVCGMM